The sequence GATAATCCGGTCTTTGGGACAGCCGAGGAAGACAAGTATGCTCGGACACAGAAACCCCGGGCCAATAGTCAGAAGCTCACTCCGGCGGCTGAAATGAGAAAGGTTATGGTCCACCAATTAATGGAAAGTCCACGCTTGTCTAATCACCTCAACACGCAAACATCGAAGTCATGGAAGCAGGCGCCCGCGAAGCTTCGGcgggaagagaaaaagattATGAAATACCTCAGGTTGACTAGCAAAGCTCTCAGGCGGCAAAGTATGACTTGTAGTTCCACGATTACTACCCATGAACTGGTCGAAAAGGTGAGCCACACAATACACGGACCCACCAAGGCGCTCTCTTCAATGAGTCCGGAGGCAATCTCACAAGTCTCCGTTGAACACATAACCCGACACGAAGAACTTCAGAAGAAAGTAGCACATATAAAGTCCAGCCATGACTTGAAGTTTGAAGACAAGGATGGTTTGCTAGTCGCAGCCAGTTTGAAGATCCCATACATTCGAGACATCTTGGACAAACTAAGTGTCAAGCCCCCATCCCCCAAAGACTCCAGGCGGCGAAGAACGCTGATGTGCAGCTTAATCGAGGCAATTCTCGGAGACTTTGAATTTCTCGCTAACGAGGCCAGAGAAACCCTCAAACGTGCCGCCGGATACTGGCGATTCGCCAATAAAAGAACATACCTTGCCATGACACAAAACAACAAGACAATTAACTGGGAAACTGGAGAGAAAATAAACGAAGAGGCATTTGACTCTTCGGAGCAAGAGTAATAAATACAAAAGATGCCATCATAAATGAAGGATGGGGGGCGGCGCTTTTGAGCTCCAACGCGGGTGCGTCGCTGGGCGCCGTCAGCAGGCTAGGAGAAGCCGTCAATAGAGAATATACTCTCAGAAAATACTCGGAGATAGACATTACCAAAGGATGGCCAGAAGTGGGGATAGGCTGGATGGATAATTAAACATGAATATTTCAGCCCCATCCCACTATTTGACCACAACTTCAGCATGAGCGCAGGCGATACAAAAAAAGAATAGTTGAGCATACCTTACAGGGAAAATAGATTGTCAATATATGCTATCAATAAAAGAATCAATACAGACTACGAAGAAACAAAGGCTTTGGACAATGAGCGGCATCACATCTCAAAGGCAACCGCTAAGTTAACCGTTAACAAAAAAAGTCTGGGCTCGATTAATTGAAAGATAAATAATAGGTTAAATGGTCCAATTCCGCGACACACTCAGAAAGCACTTCGGAATCCGCAAAAAGTGGTATCCGGAGAATAAAGGGCGCGTACTTTGCAAAAACAAGCAGCTACTATTTTTAAAAAGTACCAATTGCTTCAGCGACGCAAAAGGTTGTATAAAATCCGGGCAGGTAGTCGGAAAAGCCACTGGGTGGCAATTTTAAGCCTTATTTCCTGAAGCACTTGCGTTGCTCGTCTTTCAATTCACATCAAAACGCTAGTCCAAAATAAGTTTTCAATACCGAACATAACAGAATCCGGTCTATGGGAATATGGCGATATCACTGTCCCTGGAGTTCTTGCACTATCATCTTTGTTGGTCAATAATGGCGAAAGGTAAAGCAGCAATGCCGAGTTGCGGTTGGCTCTGCTTCACTGTTGTTGCGTTCCGCCGGGTATAGCCAAGCCAACGGGCCCTGAGAATCGGCAGCCGCGGCCTCACGCTCTTGCGGTGCGTGGTTCCCTCAGCATTGTCTTCGTGACTATCCCAATCATCGAGGTTGGGAATGTGGTTCTAAAGAGAGGGAACCAGAGCCTCAGGACCACCGGTGCTCGAATTTGCCATGATAATTATAAGAGTACTCCCCCGAAAAACATCACAAAATGCCACTGATGAATTGTCGTTGACTCAGCCTCGCTGCCGTTGCGGTGCTGTCTATAAATTAACAGTCCAAAGCGACGACGACAGAAGCTTTTTGGACGCTGGTGACTTTACGTCCTGCTCACTGTCTTTGCAATCGTCGCAATGGCCAAGGTAAACGGCCTGGCTCCGAAGAGAGGCAATCCGAAGCCCAACCTCCCAAACTGCGATTGGCTCGGCACTCGCTGCGTTCCCAGCTTGCTGCCATCCACGGGGTTGGGTGGCTGGTAGAAACCCAAGACGTCCCAAGTAGGGGCCATTGAGAAGGCTTCAGCAAAACGCAGTTAAAACCTGGACCACATCTGCAGACGATGTTGCACGTTTAACACCATCGGATGCGACATATAGATGCCGGTCGATTCTATCACTGACTAAGAAATATTAGTTAactattaaatattaacaACTGTGACCGGTGTCAGTGCCATATTCACCAGGGGCTCGATACTGAAAAGGCGAGCCTTCTGACAACGAGACACTAATCGCTCAGACCAGACTTAACCTTgctggaggaggaggattgCTCGCTCTGCAACGCAGTCGGACGTACAGTTTTTCCATCACCGAGTGGCTTTTCCGGCCGAGAACCGATAAACGCGGGGTGCATTATGTCATCAATAAGGGGGCGGCGGCTATTCGTTAGCGGGAAAGTCGCATCAGACGCGTTTATCAGTGGAGCCGCTGCTCGACGAGGGGCATCACACGGTCAAAGGTCAAGGAGGCGCCGGAGCTTAATAAATAGGATAACTTTCTGCTTTCTGTATCTCCGGGAATAGCAACCATACGCACTTTTGCTTATTTATTTCTATAGAATTGTCAGATAATCTAAGTTCACAAAAAACACATACTTATTCAATTGCTCCCTCACAATGTCCGTAGAGACGTTAACCACCATCTCCCCCACCACCAACGGCCCCATCCTTACCCGCGCCGGCATTTCAGAGTCCGACCTCCTTACCCTCCCACAGACAGCCCAAACGGCTTTCCGCTCTTTTTCCCGCTCTACGACCCTTGCTCAACGCCAAGAAATTGTCGCAAAAGCCCTTGCCATCctcttgaagaagaaagatgcGCTTGCACGCGAAGTCACGGAGCAGATGGGTCGCCCGATCGCATACACGGGCGCAGAGATTACAACCGCAGTCAAGCGTGGAGAATACTTAAACCGAGTGGCGGGCGAAGTTTTGGGGGACAAGATCGAAGCAGACAGCGAGGCAGGATTCAAAAGATACTTAAAAAAAGAACCTGTTGGAGTTGTATTGGTTCTCTTTGCCTGGAACGTAAGTTTTTCTCAGTTAGAGTTCGCGTAACATAAGGGATATTGCTGACGTTGGGGCCATCATACGCAATAGTATCCGTATTTGATCCTTGTCAACAGCTTGATCCCGGCCCTTCTCGCTGGGAACGCGGTAATCCTCAAACCCTCGCCCCAGACCCCAACCGTTGTCGAACAGATGGCTGCTATTTTTGCCGAGGCGGGCCTCCCACAGAATGTAATTCAATACTTCCACTCGGGGTCACCCACCTCCATCGAAACACTTATTCGCTCTCCACTTATTAATCACATTTGCTTTACTGGCTCCGTCGCCGGGGGTTTAGGAGTGCAGAAAGCCGCGGCAGACAGAATCGTTAGCGTTGGGTTAGAGTTAGGTGGCAATGACCCTGCATACGTCCGTGACGACGTTGACGTCGCTTGGGCAGCCGAGGAAATTGTCGACGGGGCAATCTTCAACAGCGGCCAAAGTTGCTGCGCTATAGAGCGGGTATATGTTCATGAAAAAATTCACGATGTGTTCGTGGAAGAGGTTAAGAAGGTTCTATCAAAATACCGGGTAGGCGATCCATTCGATGAAAAGACCCAGATTGGACCTGTTATTTCGAAGAGAGCCAAGGAGAATATCCTTTCACACATTGACGATGCTGTGAAGAAGGGAGCCAAAGACGAAACTCCCGCCAACTCGACATTTGAGAATATGCCGCCTGAAGGCAATTTTGTCAAGCCAACACTATTGACAGGAGTGAATCATGATATGGTTGTCATGACAGACGAAACCTTTGGCCCAATTATCCCTGTCATGAAGGTTAAAGATGACGATGAGGCCATTCGGCTGATGAATGACAGTGACCTAGGATTAACCGCGAGCGTTTGGACTAAAGATGTGGGTACCGCAGAAGACTTGATTGAGCGGATTGAGGCTGGAACAGTGTTTGTCAATCGTGCTGATTATCCAAGTCCGGTATGTTCATATAACCCCGACTAATGGCCTGGCGGAGCGCTGACTCTTTCATAGGATCTTGCCTGGACTGGCTGGAAGAACTCTGGGCGAGGAGTTACACTGAGCAAGTTCGgatttgatcagtttgtgAAGCTGAAGAGCTTCCATTTGAAGGATTATCCAAAATAGGTCGAGGCGTCTTGTCTTGCTGCACATCTTGAGAAGTTGATCACAGGGAATCTTAATCATGATGCTCATGTAGAAAATGCAACCAGAAATTCATC is a genomic window of Coccidioides posadasii str. Silveira chromosome 3, complete sequence containing:
- a CDS encoding uncharacterized protein (EggNog:ENOG410PFJV~COG:C~TransMembrane:1 (i127-152o)~BUSCO:5685at33183), translated to MSVETLTTISPTTNGPILTRAGISESDLLTLPQTAQTAFRSFSRSTTLAQRQEIVAKALAILLKKKDALAREVTEQMGRPIAYTGAEITTAVKRGEYLNRVAGEVLGDKIEADSEAGFKRYLKKEPVGVVLVLFAWNYPYLILVNSLIPALLAGNAVILKPSPQTPTVVEQMAAIFAEAGLPQNVIQYFHSGSPTSIETLIRSPLINHICFTGSVAGGLGVQKAAADRIVSVGLELGGNDPAYVRDDVDVAWAAEEIVDGAIFNSGQSCCAIERVYVHEKIHDVFVEEVKKVLSKYRVGDPFDEKTQIGPVISKRAKENILSHIDDAVKKGAKDETPANSTFENMPPEGNFVKPTLLTGVNHDMVVMTDETFGPIIPVMKVKDDDEAIRLMNDSDLGLTASVWTKDVGTAEDLIERIEAGTVFVNRADYPSPDLAWTGWKNSGRGVTLSKFGFDQFVKLKSFHLKDYPK
- a CDS encoding uncharacterized protein (EggNog:ENOG410PSF5) encodes the protein MFHIGESHKCDACRKSNELHDKRHRYIAKCIQELHELDQENDLFHQNLGASGLSKIGISDKSTPFPKSGTKTPAVKVSSDFRTPSKSSASRRGSSVQHLRKLIVDHRSKSVHKNARAIPPKAVRWMDNPVFGTAEEDKYARTQKPRANSQKLTPAAEMRKVMVHQLMESPRLSNHLNTQTSKSWKQAPAKLRREEKKIMKYLRLTSKALRRQSMTCSSTITTHELVEKVSHTIHGPTKALSSMSPEAISQVSVEHITRHEELQKKVAHIKSSHDLKFEDKDGLLVAASLKIPYIRDILDKLSVKPPSPKDSRRRRTLMCSLIEAILGDFEFLANEARETLKRAAGYWRFANKRTYLAMTQNNKTINWETGEKINEEAFDSSEQE